ACCAGCGCAGCCGAACACGCCCCGCACACCACGCCACATACCCCGAGCAGCACCCCCCGCGACCCACACTCCCTCGTCGGCCGCCCACGAACCGGGCACACCAGCGAGCGCACACCCGACAACGGAAGCGCCGTCACCAACCTCGACCGGGAGCCACCCGAGCACCACCGAACCGGGCACACAACCACACGCGACAACCGAGTCGCCGACGCAACCGGGACCGACCAACCCGCAACCTGAAACTCCAACGCACACATCAGATTCCGGCACGCCAGGGCCTGACGACACCACACCGGGACACACTCAGCCGGACACGCCACAGCATGTGTACCCCGAACAGGCGGCGCCCGACTCGCACCCCAGCGGTGAACATCCCGGCGACACGCCCCAAACACCGCACCAGCAGCCCTCCGACACACCTGCGGTTCGACCGGATTCCGAGGTGTCCTCGGGACCGAACCCGAGCGACACACCCGGCCAGCACCCTGACCCCGACTCCCGCCCGCCCGCTCGCACCGATTCACCTGACACCCCAACAGATCATGGTGACGGCAGTTCGCATCAAACCCACGACGGGACAGAACCCACACACCCGGATGGGGACGGCCCGAATCCCAATGGACACGACAATCACGACCCGGAAACCCGACCGACCCATCATGATTCGCTGCAGGAGCACCCGACTCCGGAGGAGCGTGCCAGCGCAGACCAAGGCGCCGGTGACACCGCCCGTGAGAACGGTGCGGACAACGACCGCACCGGGGGTGAGAAAACCTGCTCCGAAGACCCCGTCGATATCGCGACCGGCGAATTCCTGCTCCCCGAAACCGATGTCAACCTCCCCGGTGTCCTCGCACTGACCCTGCGGCGCACACATCGCTCGAACTACCGGTACGGCCGCTGGTTCGGCCCCTCGTGGGCGACCACCCTGGACATGCGTCTGGTCGTCGAGCACGAAGGAGTCACCTTCCTCGGAGAGGACGGCATCATGCTGGCCTACCCGCACACCGAGGTCGGTGCCGCCACCGAACCGGTGACCGGTGGACAAGCGTGGACGCTGACCCGAACCGAGGTCGGCGGTTACCGCATCTGGGATCAACAGCGGGAAATACTCTGGCATTTCGCGCCTGAACCAACCCTCGATGGCATCGATTCGCGCCTGGGCAACTACGCCATCTCCGCGATCACCGACCGCCACCGCAACCGGATCCGCTTCCACTACGACACCGACGGCGCACCGGTCGAGGTGTCACACTCCGTTGGATACCGAGTACGTATCGACACCGCCGCAGGGCGCGTCACCGGGTTGTCCGTACTCGACAAAGATTACGACGGCGCCGAAAAACGAATCCGAATAAGGGAATTCGGATACGAGGCAGGCCAGCTGTCAACTGTTGCGAACGCTGTCGGCGCTACTACCGGCTACACCTACGATGACGAACATCGGCTGAGGTCCTGGACCGATTCCAACGGCAACCAGATGGTCAACACCTACGACGAATCCGGCCGTGTCATCTTCCAGCGCGGAACCGCCGGCATCCTGGACACCGACTTCGACTACCTCGAATTCCCCGACGGCACCGGCCGTCTCACCACGGTCACCAACTCCCTCGGCGCCACCACATCCCACGGCTTCGATCGAGACTTCCGTCTTCGCGACCTCGTCGACCCCGTCGGTGGCCGCACGCATATCGACTACAACGCCGACCGCAAACCACTGAAGGTCATCGCACCCGATGGCGCGGTGACCTGCTACCGCTACACCGGCGAGGGCGACATCGCCGAAATCGTCCGCCCCGACGGCCACACCGTGCAGATCGACTACATGTGGCGTAACCGGCCCACCCGAGTCGCTGACGCCGACGGCACTGTACGAGAACAGGAATGGAACAAGAACGGGAACCTTGCCGCCTCTGTTGACTCGGCGGGAGCCCGAACCGAATACGCCTACCACTCCAACGGTGCCATCGCTGAGCTCATCGATGCGGACAACACCTCGACACGTATCGAAGTCGATGCAGCCGGATTGCCTGTCCAGGTTGTCGCCCAGACTGGCGCAACCACGCGCATCGAGCGCGACTCCTGTGGCCGTCCCGTCCGAGTTACAGATCCTATGGACGCCCGAACCGGCTATGAGTGGGCGCCGGACGGAAAACTGCTGCGCCGCGTCGACCCGGACGGGTATGCCGAGTCGTGGACCTACGACGGCGAAGGCAACCCGCTGACGCATACTGACCGCGCAGGCAATCTCACCCGCTTCGTCTATGGCGCTTTTGATCTGCTGCGTTCACGTACTGACCCGGATGGCTCGACCACCCACTACACCTGGGACAGCCAACGTCGTCTCACCAGGGTCACCAACCCTCTTGGTCAAACCTGGGCCTACGGCTACGACCCAGCCGGGCGACTGATCACCCAAACTGACTACACCGGTGCCACCACCCGATACACCCACGACGCCGCCGGACGAGCAACCACGATCACACCGGCCACCGGCATCACCCGCCACCACACCCGCGACCTCCTCGGCCGCCTCACCGCGGTCACCACCGACACTGGCGAGTGGATCAGATACACCCACGACGTAGCTGGACGAGTCCTGACCGCGATCGCGGGAACAAACGAAGACCTCACCCACACTCTCGAATTCACCTATACCGCCACCGGCAAACTCGCCTCACAACAACTCGACGACCAGCCGACGATGCGGCACGAACACGACCAATACAGTCGCCGAATCCGACGCACGACCCCCACCGGCGCAACTACCGGCTGGGACTACGACGGCACCGGTAGAGTCCGCGGCCTTACCGCCGACGGACACAAACTCGCCTTCCGCTACGACTCGATCGGGCGTCTCGAGAGTTGGCGTGTCGGCGAAATCGCTATCGACCGAACGCTTTCCGAAATCAGCCGTGTCACAGGCCAGCACGTGATCGCCCACCCTGCCACATCACTGAGCCTCGACACCGGGCCACGGTCCAGCCCGCGGACACTCCGTCACGACGAATATACCTACCGACCCGACGGCTACCTCATAAACCACACCCTCACCCGCCCCGACACCAATTCTGTGGGGAGCGATTACATCCTCGACCCCGTCGGGCGCGTCACATCGATCACCCGCAACAGCACGATCGCCGAGCAGTACACCTACGACTCACTCAGTAACATCACCAGTGCGCTGCAATCAGGACTGCCTGACAACACCAGCACGACGGCTACGGTTGCCGACCCGCACGATTCCTATACGCCTCAGCCCGAATCCGAGGCCGACAGCCGCCGTGAATACCGCAACAACTTACTCATCCGCGACGGCCGCACCCGATACCACTACGACGGGGCCGGCCGTCTCATCCGCAAGACCATCGCCCGGTTGTCGCGTAAAGCCGACATATGGCACTACCGGTACAACTCTTTCGACCAACTCACCGATGTCTGGACCCCAGACTGGCCCGTTCCCAATGAATGAGACCACTCGGTATTAGAGTCCCGTTGGCCCTGGTGAGGGCTGGAAGGGACACTGAGGGACATGGCAGGACGTAAGCGGCATTCCGCGGAGGACATCGTGCGGAAGCTGCGCCGTGCCGACGAGCTCGCTGCCGCTGGGCAGACGGGTGAGCAGATCGCTGCTGATCTGGGAGTGTCGGCGGCGACGTTGTATAACTGGCGCCGCCAGTACGGCGGGGTGGACACCGATGCCGCGAAGGAGCTCAAGGAACTGCGTGAGCAGAACGCGAGGTTGAAGCGGCTGCTGGCGGACGCGGAGCTGGAGAAGGACGCGCTGCGGGAGATCGCGAGGGGAAAATTTTAGGCCCGGCCAGCAAGCGGCGGGCTGTTGACATGCTCAAACAGGTGATGGGCATGTCGGAACGGTTCGCGTGCAAGGTGGTTGGGCTGCATCGGTCCACGTATCGGCAGCTGCCAGCTGCGCAGACCCCCGCCGATCCGGATGTCGGGTTGCGGGTCTGGCTGCGTTCCTATGCCACGAAACATCAAGGGCACGGGTTCCGGCGTGCGTGGGCGGCGCTGCGGTTCGATGAGGGCTCGCAGGTGAACAAGAAGAGGGTGCACCGGCTCTGGCGGGAGGAAGGCTTGCAGGTGCGGGCGCACTCGCCACGCAAGCGGGCGGGGTGCTCGACTACGCCGCTGGTTGATGCGGATGCACCGAAGGTGGTGTGGGCGTTGGACTTTCAGTTCGACTCCACCACGGATGGGCGCGCGGTGAAGATCGCTTCGATGATCGACGAGCACACCCGTGAATCGCTGCTTCACCTGGTGGAGCGCTCGATCACCGCCGAGCGGCTGGTGGCCGAGTTGCAGGAGGTGTTCACCGCGCGCGCTGGGCCACCGAAGGTGCTGCGTATGGACAACGGTCCTGAAATGATTTCCCATGCGCTGCAACAGTTCTGCGCCGACCGGGTAGGGATCGTCTATATCCCGCCCGGCACGCCGTGGAACAACGGCCATATCGAATCGTTCAACCGGCGGTTACGCAGCGAGTGCCTCAACCGCAACCACTGGACGAGCCTGCTCGAGGCCCGCGTCGTGATCGGCGACTTCAAGGACGAACACAACCGACGGCATCGGCATTCGGCGCTGGGCTATCTGACCCCTGCCGAGTACGCTGCCCGCTGCAGCCACACCCACCACCCCGTGGCCTGCAGCATCAACTGAATCCGGACGAAACAACCCGGACTCCAATGCCGGGTGGTCGCCTTATCGGGGACTGGTCAAGACCACCAATGGTGGCACTACACCTACGACGCACTCGGTCGCCGAACCACCAAACAACACCTCACCAACGACGGGACCGTCCTCGAACGCACCGACTACACCTGGGACGGTACGCATCTCATCGAACAGCGCGCCGACGGGGTCTCGACCCGATGGCAATACCAACCGAATTCCCATACACTCGTCACCCAAGCCACTGACCACGACGCCTTCGAACGCGAGTTCTACGCGATCGTCACCGACCTTGTCGGTACGCCCACAGAAATCATCGATCCCGATAGCGCCGCAACGGCGAGCACCACGACTGTCGATCTGTGGGGCCGCATGGTGTGGCGCGGCCAGGTAGCCACGCCACTAAGGTTTCCCGGCCAGATACACGATCCCGAAACTGGCCTCCACTATAATCTTTGCCGCATATATGACCCTGCTACGGGCAGGTTCCTTACCGAAGACCCGCTCGGTCTATCGCCGGCGCCGAATCCCAGTACCTATCCCCACAACCCGACAGTATGGGCGGACCCTCTCGGCCTGCTGCCCGACGGCTGCAATCATAAATATCGGGTTGGGTCGAGGTCCTGCATTGGAAATATTCAACAACGCGATAGCCAAGTGGAGGGAGATAGTTAGATGACTCCAGAGGATGAGAAGGTTATACTCGGGCTGGTTTACAATCCGTCCAGTCAGACGCGGGTTGGTTCGGCTGACGAAGTACTCCGCCACTTCGGAACAAGCGATGGTTGCGAACTCGGATTGACGCTGCTGAAAGAAGCGGCCGAAGATCGCGACGCCGACGGTGTCGAACTCGCCCTGATTGTGAGCTCGGAGTTCGGGATCACAACGGACTATCTCGATATCTTGGTGCGATTGAGTTCAGCAGAATGGCATTACATGCATGAGGCCGTGGTGTCGAGACTGGGGCAGCTTCGGACGTCGGCTGCGGTCGACGCACTGTATCGAGCTACAACGTGGATCCCGGATTATCTCGACTACGACGAGAACAGGGCCCTCGCAACAAAAGCGATCTGGGCGCTTGGCGACACACCTGGGCCGGAAGCTGAAGCCGCTTTAGTTCGGCTGCGCGATTCGGATAGTCAGATCGTGCGGCAGGGAGCCGAAGCGCAGATCGAGCGCAGGCAGGAATCGCATAATGCAACGTAGGGAACGGCCCGCATACCGGCTGTTCAATCATAGGTGAACCGCGCGTCGCGAATGGCCACAAATCCCGGCATCGCCGAAGGGCGACAGGAACCTCGGCCACTGGCTATTGTGTGAATACTCCGGTATTCATTCCTAGTAGCTCGCGCAGATCAGGTGGGGTTGGGTACGGCTTTTCCGCGGGCAGGCGATCGGGAACGAGTCTCCCGGCGGCTGCCTCACGTCCGATCTCATGAGCGAGTCCGGTTACGTCTTCGATCCCGACGATCCACTCGTCGCAATAGCGATGCACCGCTTCACCGGAAAGCCCCACCTGCAGCGATCGGAAAGGTAAGGGTCGAAATGTGGTGTCACGCTCGGGATCCCATTGAATCCGAACTGGCGCAGCCAAGCTGGTCTTCCACTGAGCATGGTCTTGATGTACAGCGCTGTCGAAGTGCGCGAACGCCGAATGGCGAAGTGCCCATTCGAAGCCCGGGCTAGAGATTCGGACGGCCAGTACATGTTCCTGCCCGGGCTTACTGGCCCAGCCGGATCGGTACATCATCCACAGAAATGATGGCTTGACCCAGGTCATGCTGAGGGGCCCGGCGGATTCCGGACAGTACCCTGAAGGGCTATTTCATGCTGCTGCCTGCCGATTCAGATAATCGGCATGAACCTGTATCGGGGTCTTGTAGTTGATCCCCGAGTGGATTCGTTTCCGATTGTAGAATGTCTCGATGTATTCTACAACTGCGCGCCGTGCCTGGCCGCGGGTGAGGAACGTCACGCGGTGTAGCCACTCATTCTTCAGGGCACCGAAGAACGATTCGGCCATGCAGTTATCCCAGCACACGCCAGTGCGGCCGACGGATTGACGCATGTCCATGCTCCTCAGCTTCTTGCCGAAATCGTAGCTGGTGTAGTTCGAACCACGGTCGCTGTGGAATATCGCACTCGGTGCGATATCGATTCGGGTGGCTGCCATGTCGAGCGCGTCCTCGATCAGCGAGGTTCGGTAATGGTCGGCCATGGACCAGCCTGCCACCATTTTCGTGTAACAATCGATCACGGTCGCCAAATAGATCCAGCCTTCCTGTGTTCGAATATAGGTGACATCGGAGACGAATTTCTCGCCCGGCGCTTCGGCGGTGAAGTCGCGGCGTACGAGGTCGGGGATTCGGTGGTTGATGTCGGCCTCGGTGGTCGCCGGCCGCCACGGTTTCGGCTGGCAGGGCACCAGATCAAGCTCACGCATCAGCCGGCGGACGGTATCGTCGTCCACGGCGTAGCCCGAGGCCACCAGCACCGCATGGATGCGCCGATACCCGTAGGTGCCGTGACTGTCGTCGAAGATTGCCCGGATCATCAGTTTCAGATCTTCACGCCATTTCTCGGTCTCCGACACCGGACGGGAACACCATTCGTAGTACCCCGATCTCGACACATTCAGATTCGTGCACATGAAGGCAACCGGATACGCCTTCTCCGCGTCCATCTCTGCGATGAATGTATATCTCACTGCTGGCGGCTCGCGAAGAAGGCGGCCGCTTTTTCCAAAAACTCAGCCTTCATGCGCAGCTCGCGATTCTCCCGCTCCAACTCCCGCAACCGAGCCCGCTCCGAAACCGTCAACGGTTCCTCCGCGCCCGGATTCCTTTCCCGATACCGAGACACCCAATTGCCCAACGTCGCCTCATGAATTCCGAGATCCCGCGCGATCGACGCGATCGGACGTCCCGGATTCTCCAGCACCATCTTCACTGCCTCGTCCTTATATTCGGGCGAGTACTTTCTCCTCTGATGACCCACGACCCGTTTCCCTCTCACTTCGAGTAACCAACCCTACGAGGGGTCACTGTCCGGAGGGAACCGGGCACCTCACCAACCCTACGAGGGGTCACTGTCCGGAGGGAACCGGGCACCTCATGCGCTCTCGCTTGAAGGCGCTCGGGAACCGTCCAGAAGCCGCAGCGGGAACGGCAATCTGCGGGCCGTATGCCTGGTACACCGTAATCGTATCGGCATCGTATACGCCACGGATCTCACGAAAGGGCCTGTCCACGGAAGCCATGGTTGCATGTCAATCGGCTTTGGGATGGGGTTCTGCACTGACCGCTCTGCAGGATCTGCTCGAAGTTATCCACCCACCCGGGTCCTCAACGACGAACGTGAGTCGCTGACGGTTTTCATCATTGCCTCTGTTCAGTCAGTCGGTCGCTGTCCGCAACGTTCGCGCAGAACGGACAGAAGTTGTCCTGTTCGGGTATAGGTTTTGGTGTTCGGGGCTGGTTGCGGAGTTCGGGCATGGTTCCCGGGTTCTGGGGTCGTGGGAGGGGTTCTGGCGGGCAGACTGCGTGGCCGTGTCGAGCCTGTGCGTGGTGCCCGGCGGCGGGTCGCACCGCCCGGCGAGTTCGAGCTCGCCGATGCCGATGCCGATGCCGCGTCCGGTGAGCGTCGGCTGGTGTTGACCGAGTGGTGCTGTTGGAGGACTGCCTGCCGGTGCGGGATTCCCGTCGGTGTGGCGGTGTCGACCGCCACCGG
The DNA window shown above is from Nocardia sp. NBC_01730 and carries:
- a CDS encoding DUF4291 domain-containing protein; this encodes MTWVKPSFLWMMYRSGWASKPGQEHVLAVRISSPGFEWALRHSAFAHFDSAVHQDHAQWKTSLAAPVRIQWDPERDTTFRPLPFRSLQVGLSGEAVHRYCDEWIVGIEDVTGLAHEIGREAAAGRLVPDRLPAEKPYPTPPDLRELLGMNTGVFTQ
- a CDS encoding DUF4291 family protein, giving the protein MASVDRPFREIRGVYDADTITVYQAYGPQIAVPAAASGRFPSAFKRERMRCPVPSGQ
- a CDS encoding IS3 family transposase (programmed frameshift); translation: MGHQRRKYSPEYKDEAVKMVLENPGRPIASIARDLGIHEATLGNWVSRYRERNPGAEEPLTVSERARLRELERENRELRMKAEFLGKSGRLLREPPAVRYTFIAEMDAEKAYPVAFMCTNLNVSRSGYYEWCSRPVSETEKWREDLKLMIRAIFDDSHGTYGYRRIHAVLVASGYAVDDDTVRRLMRELDLVPCQPKPWRPATTEADINHRIPDLVRRDFTAEAPGEKFVSDVTYIRTQEGWIYLATVIDCYTKMVAGWSMADHYRTSLIEDALDMAATRIDIAPSAIFHSDRGSNYTSYDFGKKLRSMDMRQSVGRTGVCWDNCMAESFFGALKNEWLHRVTFLTRGQARRAVVEYIETFYNRKRIHSGINYKTPIQVHADYLNRQAAA
- a CDS encoding HEAT repeat domain-containing protein translates to MTPEDEKVILGLVYNPSSQTRVGSADEVLRHFGTSDGCELGLTLLKEAAEDRDADGVELALIVSSEFGITTDYLDILVRLSSAEWHYMHEAVVSRLGQLRTSAAVDALYRATTWIPDYLDYDENRALATKAIWALGDTPGPEAEAALVRLRDSDSQIVRQGAEAQIERRQESHNAT
- a CDS encoding RHS repeat-associated core domain-containing protein, producing the protein MVALSGTGQDHQWWHYTYDALGRRTTKQHLTNDGTVLERTDYTWDGTHLIEQRADGVSTRWQYQPNSHTLVTQATDHDAFEREFYAIVTDLVGTPTEIIDPDSAATASTTTVDLWGRMVWRGQVATPLRFPGQIHDPETGLHYNLCRIYDPATGRFLTEDPLGLSPAPNPSTYPHNPTVWADPLGLLPDGCNHKYRVGSRSCIGNIQQRDSQVEGDS
- a CDS encoding IS3 family transposase (programmed frameshift), with the translated sequence MAGRKRHSAEDIVRKLRRADELAAAGQTGEQIAADLGVSAATLYNWRRQYGGVDTDAAKELKELREQNARLKRLLADAELEKDALREIARGKFLGPASKRRAVDMLKQVMGMSERFACKVVGLHRSTYRQLPAAQTPADPDVGLRVWLRSYATKHQGHGFRRAWAALRFDEGSQVNKKRVHRLWREEGLQVRAHSPRKRAGCSTTPLVDADAPKVVWALDFQFDSTTDGRAVKIASMIDEHTRESLLHLVERSITAERLVAELQEVFTARAGPPKVLRMDNGPEMISHALQQFCADRVGIVYIPPGTPWNNGHIESFNRRLRSECLNRNHWTSLLEARVVIGDFKDEHNRRHRHSALGYLTPAEYAARCSHTHHPVACSIN
- a CDS encoding DUF6531 domain-containing protein, whose amino-acid sequence is MSSGPNPSDTPGQHPDPDSRPPARTDSPDTPTDHGDGSSHQTHDGTEPTHPDGDGPNPNGHDNHDPETRPTHHDSLQEHPTPEERASADQGAGDTARENGADNDRTGGEKTCSEDPVDIATGEFLLPETDVNLPGVLALTLRRTHRSNYRYGRWFGPSWATTLDMRLVVEHEGVTFLGEDGIMLAYPHTEVGAATEPVTGGQAWTLTRTEVGGYRIWDQQREILWHFAPEPTLDGIDSRLGNYAISAITDRHRNRIRFHYDTDGAPVEVSHSVGYRVRIDTAAGRVTGLSVLDKDYDGAEKRIRIREFGYEAGQLSTVANAVGATTGYTYDDEHRLRSWTDSNGNQMVNTYDESGRVIFQRGTAGILDTDFDYLEFPDGTGRLTTVTNSLGATTSHGFDRDFRLRDLVDPVGGRTHIDYNADRKPLKVIAPDGAVTCYRYTGEGDIAEIVRPDGHTVQIDYMWRNRPTRVADADGTVREQEWNKNGNLAASVDSAGARTEYAYHSNGAIAELIDADNTSTRIEVDAAGLPVQVVAQTGATTRIERDSCGRPVRVTDPMDARTGYEWAPDGKLLRRVDPDGYAESWTYDGEGNPLTHTDRAGNLTRFVYGAFDLLRSRTDPDGSTTHYTWDSQRRLTRVTNPLGQTWAYGYDPAGRLITQTDYTGATTRYTHDAAGRATTITPATGITRHHTRDLLGRLTAVTTDTGEWIRYTHDVAGRVLTAIAGTNEDLTHTLEFTYTATGKLASQQLDDQPTMRHEHDQYSRRIRRTTPTGATTGWDYDGTGRVRGLTADGHKLAFRYDSIGRLESWRVGEIAIDRTLSEISRVTGQHVIAHPATSLSLDTGPRSSPRTLRHDEYTYRPDGYLINHTLTRPDTNSVGSDYILDPVGRVTSITRNSTIAEQYTYDSLSNITSALQSGLPDNTSTTATVADPHDSYTPQPESEADSRREYRNNLLIRDGRTRYHYDGAGRLIRKTIARLSRKADIWHYRYNSFDQLTDVWTPDWPVPNE